Proteins encoded by one window of Pseudorca crassidens isolate mPseCra1 chromosome 3, mPseCra1.hap1, whole genome shotgun sequence:
- the MED7 gene encoding mediator of RNA polymerase II transcription subunit 7 produces MGEPQQVSALPPPPMQYIKEYTDENIQEGLAPKPPPPIKDSYMMFGNQFQCDDLIIRPLESQGIERLHPMQFDHKKELRKLNMSILINFLDLLDILIRSPGSIKREEKLEDLKLLFVHVHHLINEYRPHQARETLRVMMEVQKRQRLETAERFQKHLERVIEMIQNCLASLPDDLPHSEAGLRVKTEPMDADDSNNCAGQDEQQRENSGHRRDQIIEKDAALCVLIDEMNERP; encoded by the coding sequence ATGGGTGAGCCACAGCAAGTAAgcgccctcccaccccctccgATGCAGTACATCAAGGAGTATACagatgaaaatattcaggaaggCCTCGCTCCCAAGCCTCCACCTCCAATAAAGGACAGTTATATGATGTTCGGCAACCAGTTCCAGTGTGATGACCTTATCATCCGCCCTTTAGAAAGTCAGGGTATCGAACGGCTTCATCCTATGCAGTTTGATCACAAGAAAGAACTGAGAAAACTCAATATGTCTATCCTTATTAATTTCTTAGACCTCTTAGATATCTTGATAAGGAGCCCTGGGAGTATAAAACGGGAAGAGAAGCTAGAAGATCTTAAGCTGCTTTTTGTACATGTGCATCATCTCATAAATGAATACCGACCCCACCAAGCAAGAGAGACCTTGAGAGTCATGATGGAGGTGCAGAAACGTCAACGCCTTGAGACAGCTGAGAGATTTCAGAAGCATCTGGAACGAGTCATTGAGATGATTCAGAATTGCTTGGCTTCTTTGCCTGATGATTTGCCCCATTCGGAAGCAGGGCTGAGAGTAAAAACTGAACCAATGGATGCTGATGATAGCAACAATTGTGCTGGACAGGAtgaacaacaaagagaaaattcagGTCATAGGAGAGATCAGATTATAGAGAAAGATGCGGCTTTGTGTGTCCTAATTGACGAAATGAATGAAAGACCGTGa
- the GARIN3 gene encoding Golgi-associated RAB2 interactor protein 3, which translates to MNRTMSSEHLLPHYTANSYRSVGVFCTSMGDLQRQLYKGGEYDIFKYAPMFESDFIQISKKGEVIDLHNHVQMVTVGIASTSPLLSLPDVMLLARPTKACEEHVRYAQITKRRGREPVKTLELTRLLPLKFVKISIHDCEKQRLRLKLATGRTFYLQLCPSSDAREDLFFYWVKLVYLLRPPVESCSSTPTLQTGDSATIEDPKILVATELHRERDQDEAGLHKLRDVSGAMCRDYVGGEGIHHAPHGSTAAVKSAEGSAAEKTTGQVAAETASSPGGGVAVSGVGAGPAGGAVSLAAAKSTGTSQVSKALARATIRDPGESRSGEAIAGAASTSSTGADSPESSMSVVFAGAATSNKPAAGRAEGQVAAPLVSTLQSEDYMSKRDGSQKISPRPRDEAWKEKKKRREKDKSSSRKSFHHRRTGESHRRTGRDKTQKSSSPWSSSSHGNSEVDKKEKGHSGTRGRRHSSQRSGRHSSSAKSRSATSSGTPSKKSSKIYSFFRSLRVIPGSKTTVTHDREVDFVAKTVEERNIEAKVEKAPAGRDLEISGTMTSEPMETIVIETQSI; encoded by the exons ATGAATAGAACCATGAGCAGTGAGCATTTGTTACCTCATTACACGGCCAACAGCTACCGTTCAGTAGGCGTGTTCTGTACCTCCATGGGGGACCTGCAACGACAACTGTACAAGGGAGGAGAGTATGACATTTTCAAGTATGCTCCCATGTTTGAGAGCGACTTTATACAGATCAGCAAGAAAGGAGAGGTGATTGACCTACACAACCACGTCCAAATGGTGACTGTGGGCATCGCATCTACCAGCCCCCTCCTCTCACTACCTGACGTCATGCTGCTGGCCCGGCCAACAAAAGCCTGTGAAGAGCATGTCCGATACGCCCAGATCACCAAGAGAAGAGGTCGCGAGCCCGTGAAGACCCTAGAGCTTACCAGGCTGCTTCCCTTGAAGTTTGTCAAGATCTCCATCCATGACTGTGAGAAGCAGCGGTTGCGCCTGAAGCTTGCCACCGGCCGTACTTTTTATCTGCAGCTGTGCCCCTCTTCCGATGCTCGAGAAGACCTCTTTTTCTATTGGGTAAAGCTTGTCTATCTCCTGAGACCACCGGTAGAGAGTTGCAGCAGTACCCCGACGCTCCAAACTGGAGATTCAGCGACTATAGAGGATCCCAAAATCCTAGTG GCCACAGAGCTCCACAGAGAAAGGGATCAGGATGAGGCTGGGCTTCACAAGCTTCGTGACGTGTCTGGAGCCATGTGTCGTGATTATGTTGGGGGAGAGGGAATCCATCATGCCCCCCATGGCTCAACTGCAGCCGTGAAAAGTGCCGAAGGATCAGCTGCAGAGAAGACCACGGGCCAGGTCGCAGCAGAGACAGCATCAAGCCCTGGCGGAGGAGTGGCAGTCTCGGGGGTGGGAGCAGGCCCTGCAGGAGGTGCTGTGAGCTTGGCAGCAGCCAAGAGCACAGGCACCAGCCAGGTGAGCAAGGCCCTGGCGAGAGCCACCATCAGGGATCCAGGAGAAAGCAGATCCGGCGAGGCCATTGCAGGTGCTGCCAGCACATCCTCGACGGGGGCAGATAGTCCAGAGAGCAGCATGAGCGTGGTGTTTGCAGGTGCAGCCACGAGCAACAAGCCTGCTGCTGGAAGAGCTGAAGGGCAGGTCGCAGCCCCCCTGGTCTCCACCTTGCAGAGCGAAGACTACATGTCTAAACGAGATGGAAGCCAGAAGATCTCCCCCCGCCCCAGGGATGAagcctggaaggaaaaaaagaaaagaagggaaaaggacaaGTCTTCATCTAGGAAAAGTTTCCATCACCGCAGGACAGGTGAAAGTCACCGCAGGACAGGAAGGGACAAGACCCAGAAATCATCCTCCCCCTGGTCCTCATCCAGCCATGGAAACTCAGAAgttgacaaaaaagaaaaagggcacaGTGGCACCAGGGGCAGAAGACACAGCTCTCAAAGGAGTGGCCGCCACAGCTCCTCTGCCAAGAGCCGGTCCGCCACCAGTTCAGGGACTCCAAGTAAGAAATCCAGTAAGATCTACTCGTTTTTCAGGAGCTTGAGAGTCATTCCTGGTTCAAAAACAACGGTCACACATGACAGAGAGGTAGACTTCGTGGCTAAGACGGTAGAGGAGCGCAACATAGAGGCCAAGGTGGAGAAAGCCCCAGCTGGCCGGGATCTGGAGATCAGTGGAACCATGACATCAGAGCCGATGGAGACCATCGTTATTGAAACCCAATCCATTTAA